The Acidobacteriaceae bacterium nucleotide sequence GTGGCTCCGGGGCGCAAGGCTTCTGGGGAGATGTTTCGCTATGAACGCCTCAAGCTGATCACGGAAGTGCAGGTGGAAGGCAAGCCTGTTCTCTGCGACCGCCTGCTGCTTGAGCCGCGACGCTGGACCGTGAACTCTCCCGGGCGCCTCGGCACAAACGCTGGCTATCTTGTAACGTTTCTCGCCGTTCAGGCAGGAGCAAACAGTCTGGCCTTGCGGGAGTTGGAAGCAAGCTTGATGGAGATGCTCGCGCGATACTCACAACCCAATAGCGAGAGCTTGTGGGGGGCATCGGTCTTGCCTGCTCACGGCTTGATGGTGCGAGGCGTCGTCTCGTCTTCGCTTGAGATTTCATCGGTCCTGCACGCGGTATGGGCGCACTGCAAACAGCAGTTGATGGGCAGGCCCGCTCTTCCTCCACGCAAGATTTATTAGGTACGGAAAGGACGTTATGCACCTTACCCCACGAGAGCAGGAGCGGCTGATTCTTCACACGGCCGCAGACGTTGCGCATCGCAGAAAAGATCGAGGCTTGAAGCTGAACTACCCCGAGGCCGTGGCTCTTCTCTCCGCAGCGGTGATGGAGTCGGCGAGAGATGGCATGAGCGTTGCCGAACTGATGGTGCACGGCACAACCTTGCTCACCAGCGATGACGTGATGGAAGGCGTCGCATCCATGCTGCATGAGCTGCAGATGGAAGCCACCTTCCCCGACGGCACCAAGCTCGTCACGCTGCATGATCCTATTCGCGTGCTGCCCGATGCCGCTATCGGCATCATCCCCGGAGAGTACCTCTTGAACGACGACGAGGTTCTCCTCAACGAGGGGCGAAAGACGGCCACGATAGAGGTAAGCAATACAGGGGACCGGCCAATTCAGGTCGGTAGCCACTTCCACTTCTACGAGGTCAACGCGGCGTTGTTGTTTGAGCGCGAGTTGGCTTACGGAATGCGCCTCGATACGCCCTCCGGACTCTCCGTGAGATTTGAGCCCGGAGATGTGAAGCAGGTGCAGCTCGTAGAGCTTGGTGGCCGACGCCGTGTCTACGGGCATCGCGGCATGGTGGATGGAGAGCTTGATCAGCGCAACGCAAAGGGGAACGCATGAGCCAGAGAATCTCAAGGCAGATGTACGCCGACCTGTATGGTCCAACAACCGGCGACCGCGTTCGATTGGCCGACACCGAACTCATCCTCGAAGTGGAGAAGGACTTCACCGTCTATGGCGATGAAGTCGTCTTCGGCGGTGGCAAGACGATCCGCGATGGCATGGGGCAGAGCTCCGACGCCACACGCAAAGGTAACCACGGTGTTCTCGATCTGGTGATCACCAACGCGCTCATCGTGGACCACTGGGGCATCGTGAAGGGCGACATTGGCATTCGCGATGGGAGGATCGTAAAGGTGGGCAAGGCCGGGAATCCAGACACGATGGATGGCGTTGACCCCGAGCTTGTGATCGGCGCGTCAACAGAGGTGATCGCCGGCGAGAATCACATCCTGACCGCTGGTGCCATTGATAGCCACATTCACTTCATCGCTCCTCAGCAGATCTATGAAGCGCTCTCCAACGGCGTCACAACGATGCTTGGCGGAGGCACCGGCCCGGCGACCGGAACCTGCGCCACGACCTGCACACCGGGTGAGTGGAACCTCGCTCGCATGTTTGAAGCGGCAGAAGCGTGGCCCATGAACCTCGGCTTCCTGGGCAAAGGAAACGCAGGCAGAACCGGGCCGCTGGAAGAGCAGATTATCGCCGGAGCCTGTGGTCTGAAGCTGCATGAAGACTGGGGATCAACACCCGCCGCGATCGACGCCTGCCTGCGTGTCGCCGATGAGTTTGACGTTCAGGTGGCGATTCACACCGACACGATCAACGAAGCTGGCTTCGTGGAAGATACGATCGCCGCGATCAACGGTCGTACGATCCACACGTATCACACCGAAGGCGCGGGCGGTGGGCATGCCCCGGACATTATCCGCATCGCTGCCCTCAAGAACGTTCTGCCCTCGTCTACCAATCCCACGCGGCCGTTTACGAAGAACACCATCGCCGAGCATCTCGACATGCTGATGGTCTGCCATCACCTCAACCCTCTGGTGCCTGAAGATGTTGCCTTTGCGGAAAGCCGCATTCGTCCGGAGACGATTGCAGCCGAGGACATCCTGCACGACCTCGGCGTTTTTTCGATGATCTCCAGTGACTCGCAGGCGATGGGCCGCGTGGGGGAGGTGGTGCTGCGTACGTGGCAGACCGCTCACAAGATGAAGCTGCAGCGCGGCGCTCTGACCGGCGATAGCTCACGAAACGACAACGCACGAATCAAGCGCTATGTGGCCAAGTACACGATCAACCCGGCGTTAGCCCACGGCATCGCTGATGTCGTGGGTTCAATTGAGCCCGGTAAGATGGCCGATCTCGTCCTCTGGAAGCCTGCCTTCTTCGGCGTCAAGCCGGAGATCATTCTCAAAGGTGGCTCCATCGCATGGAGCGTGATGGGCGATGCAAACGCCTCCATCCCGACTCCACAACCGGTGATCTATCGACCGATGTTTGGCTCCTTCGGTAACGTCCCTGCGTCGTCGAGTCTTCTCTTCACTTCCTCCGCTGCCATTCAGGCAGGCACGTTTGACTCGTTAGGGCTCCGCAAGCGACAGGTTGCGGTGAAGGGATGCCGGTCTGTTACCAAGGCGGATCTCATTCACAACTTCGCAACGCCTCACATTGAGGTGAACCCCGAGACCTACGAGGTCCGTGCCGACGGCGAACTTCTCACCTGTGAGCCACTCGCGGTGCTGCCTATGGCGCAGCGTTACTTCCTCTTCTAGCCCCTCTAGCAACGGAGATCGATATGAGTATGTTGAAGCAAAGAGCATTTCGAATTGGCATCGCCGGACCGGTCGGTTCCGGCAAGACAGCACTCGTTGACGCGTTGAGCCGGAAGCTTCGCGACGAGATCAACCTTGCCGTCGTGACCAACGATATTTACACGATGGAAGACGCACAGTTTCTGATGCGGCAGGGCACGCTTGATGTCTCTCGCATTCGCGGTGTGGAGACGGGCGGATGTCCGCACGCCGCCATCCGCGAAGACGCTTCCATGAACCTTGAGGCGATTGAAGACCTTGAGCGGGAGCATGAAGGCCTTGAGCTGATTCTCGTGGAGAGTGGCGGGGACAACCTCTCCGCTGCCTTCAGTCCAGAGCTTGTCGATGAGTGGATCTATGTGATCGATGTCGCGGGCGGCGACAAAATTCCCCGCAAAGGTGGTCCTGGAGTCACGCGTTCTTCTTTGCTGGTCATCAACAAGATTGACCTGGCAGAGATGGTCGGTTCCTCGCTCGAAGTCATGGATCGCGACTCAAAGAAGATGCGTGGCGACAGACCGTTTCTATTCACTGATCTCAAAAGTGGCAACGGACTCAGCAACGTTATTGCGTGGATCAAAGAACAGCTTGCCAGCCCCTCACGCCGCGAGCTTGGCACTATCGAAATGCCCGGAGGCCTCACCCTGGGAGGTCACAGCCACTCACAGGGGGAGTTGGATGAGTGGGGCAGGATGCACACACACACGGGTGGCCTAACGCACGGTCATACTCTGCACTACGGCAGCGTCTCGCGCCCACAGGCGGAGGACGTGAAGAAGACGTAGCCGTGCTACTGCTTTGGCTGGATAGACATAGCGTCCACCAGTTCGTCGCGCCGTGCGTGGAACTCAACGCGCGGTCCCGAAGCGTAGAAGTCCGGCTGGAAGTAGAGGAAGATCCACGGGGCCTCGTTGCGGAAAACCTCCAGCATGTTGTTGATGATGGCTGTCTCCTGCGCCGCATCGCGGACGCCTTGCAGATCGTGCAGATCGTTGCGCCATGCCTGGCTGTCCCACTCGCCGGTATTGGTGTTGGCAAGCTTCGTCGGGAAGAGCGAAAGGTCGAAGAGGGAACTCCACAACGCCCCACCGTTGCCGGAGAGAAAGAGTTCACCTACCTCATGCTGTCGTGCGCGCGGAGAAAAAACACTGTTGAAGTCCATCGCCTCCACGGTAGTCGCAACACCGATGTCCCCCAGGTACTGCGCGACGGCTTGCGCTACGTTGACATCTTCGAGGTACCGCGAGCGAGGCCCTTGCAGCGTCAGATGAAAGCGAACTCCGTCCGCCTTGCGTGGATACCCTGCAGCATCCAGCAGACGCTCCGCCTGGTCCGGATTATAGGGATATGGTGCGACGTGCGAGTGCTCTTGCTGCACCGGACTCGTCATGCGTTGGCACGGGTGTTGGAGCAACTGCGAGCAGATGGTCGGCACATCGATGGCGTACTCAAGAGCTTGCCTGACGGCCTTGTGCTGAATCGCCGCACCGCCATCAGTGTGCGCAAACTTTGGCGAAAGGTTGAAGCCAACGAAGATGCGACGCGTCCCATTCACTGCTTGAACATGCGCGGCACCGGACGTGTCGATCGCCGCAACCTGGTCCGGCGGAACGTTAGAAATTACATCCACATTGCCCGCCAGCAACTCTGCGACACGCGTGCTGGCCTCTGGAATAATGCGGAAGATAACTCGCGAGAAGGGCGCTTTGGTCAGCGTGTACTCCGGGTTTCTCTCCAGAACAATGCGGTCGTCATGCGCCCAGTCAGCAAGCCTGTACGGGCCGGTGGAGAAAGCGTGTGCCGCTGCTGCGGCAGGCGCCAGATGCTCGTAACTCCTACGGCACAGCATGTACGCCTGCGACAGCATACCGGGCACCTGCGAGGAGTAGGCTTGCACGCGAACGGTGGCGTCCGAATCATCGTTCGCCCAGGCCTTCTCAAAGCCAATCGCCGAGTAGACAAACGCTGGCAGGTTGCCGTAAAAACCGTTCTGTTGATTAGCCGCTCGGTTCAGCGTGTACACCACGTCCTGCGCAGTGAAGGGAGAACCATCGTCGCAGCGCAGATCTGGCCGCAGGTGAAACGTAATCTCATTGCCCGCGGTGTTCCACGTATAGCTAGAAGCCATCGAAGGCACGACGGAGCCATCGGCGGTAATCGTGAGCAGCCTTCCCCAGAGCAGGTTGGCAATATTCACGGACGAAGCAGAGTTCAGGTTGTCGGGCTCCATCGACTCCATGTCAGACGACTGCGCGATCACCAACGTGTCTGCATTGGACGGGCCGCTCGTGGGGTGTTTGCGGTGCGTCCTGACGTGGACCCAGAGGACAAGAAGCAAGAGAAACAAAAGGGCCGCAGAGGCCTTGAACAAAATGCGTCGATACATGGCGGCAGTCCTGACTGTTCGCGTGAATCCGTTCTATCGAGCATAGCAATGCTTTTCGTTGAGAGAGAAAGCATGCCACCTCTACGGTGGTGTTCGTTGAAAATAAGAAGCATGTCTGGAACGTTGCTGCAGGGAGCCGCATGAACAAATTATTCCGGGAAATGTCCAGCAACCTTCGCGCGAGAATCATCGCCATTTATGGCGTGCTGATTCTCTTCAACGTTGCGGCATGGCTCTGGGCGGTTCTGGCCTTTCGACATCATCCCGTTTTGCTTGGCACCGCGTTCCTCGCGTATAGCTTCGGTCTGCGCCACGCGGTGGATGCAGACCATATTGCTGCGATAGACAATGTGACCCGCAAGCTTATGCAGGAGGGCAAGCGACCCGTTGCTGTAGGCTTCATGTTCTCGCTCGGCCATTCGACCATCGTCGTGATCGGCTCTGTTCTTATCGCGTCGAGTACGCTCATGCTGCAGGGCAGGCTTGCATCATTTCGCAATATCGGCGGCATTGTCGGAACGGCCGTTTCCATGCTCTTCCTTTTCGGCATCGCCTTCATCAACCTGGGCGTCTTCCGCTCGGTCTACAAGGCCTTCGTCCAGGTACACAACGGCGCTCCATACGTCGAAGAAGATATGGGCACACTGCTTGCCGGTGGAGGCTTCTTTGCACGCCTGCTGCGCCCTGTCTTTGGCATGATCCAGCAAAGCTGGCACATGTATCCGCTCGGCCTGCTCTTCGGTCTTGGCTTTGATACAGCGACCGAGATCGGCTTACTCAGCATCTCTGCAGCCGAGGTCGCCAAGGGGCTTCCTCTTTCCTCTGCGCTTATCTTTCCCGCGCTCTTTGCTGCGGGCATGTCCCTCATCGATACCACTGACAACATCCTGATGATCGGGGCTTATGGCTGGGCCTTCGTGAAGCCGGTGCGAAAGCTTTACTACAACATGACGATCACTCTCGTCTCCGTCGTGGTTGCGCTTGTGGTCGGTGGCATCGAAGGCGCCGGCCTGCTCGCCGACCAGTTCCAACTCCGTGGCAACTTCTGGGACGTGGCAAGAAAGCTCAACGAGAATCTCGGCAAACTGGGCTACTGCATCATCGCCTTGTTCGTGCTCAGCTGGATCTTTTCTGCGGTCTTCTACCGCTGGCTCCGCTTCGACGAGATAGGCGACAGCAAAAGCGGTACCGCGGCTGGCTAACGCAAAGGCTGAATCGCTATGGCTACTGTCTGTAGCGGAAGCGCCATGAGCGACGCTAATCCTTAGTGGAATACGGAGCCTAACCTGCAATCCATCCTGTGGGCGATTGTGCGCTTCGATGATTAAGAAAATGTCGGTAGCATCGCTTCCGGAACACCCGGACCATGGTCGAGGATGTCCCGAATCACCTTTCGAGCGCTCAGGTCCACCATGCACTCCACCTGGATGGTAGAGCCCATAGGAGCATAACGAATCGCGTTACGCAACACAATCTCAATAGCGCGGCGAGGCACGTCGGGATAAGCGAACAGGGTGAGGTCCTGCCGTTCTCCGACGATGCTGCTACCAGCACCGGAGGCCTCGAAATTTGCATCCTCAATGATGCTTTCGCACAGGACTTTGATCGAGACTGGCGCAAAGGTCTCGGCGTGCATTTTGCCCCCTTCCAGCGCTGCAAGCGGGAGCGTTTGCAACGTTGTGTGGAACCCGCTCAATTCTTGCTGCTCGTAAATATTGACGGCAGAGGTCAGCGAATCGTTTAGAACCTCGGGTTGTATGTTGGCTTCCAGGTCGCGGAAAGGACCACGGAACCAACTCGCTGACAAAGGGCATGAAGGCAATCATGAAGATCGTGGCTGCCCAGAAGCTCAGAAACAGCCGAGGGGAACAGCAGATGTTTTCGTTGATCTCAGAAAGCCGCAGGGGCTACTTCGGCTGGCGTCTATCGAATCTGTGCAGAACGAAGGAAGCTGAAGCTGCCGGTAGCGTCAGGCGCAATGCCTGTGACCCGCGAAGTATGCAGCACTTCGTTGTTCGGATACCAAAGCGGGATCGAGGGCAGATCGACCGCCAGAATCTTCTGAATCTCCACATACGCCGCGCGACGTTCGGCCTCATCGCTGGTCGCTGCAGCCTGTGCCAGTAGGGCATCGATACGCGGATTGCGGTAGTGTCCACGATTGCCACCCTTCGGTGGGAAACTTGCCGACGAGTACGCATAGCGGAAGATATCCGGATCGAGGTTCGAAGCGCCGGTCCAGCGCAGGATGTACATCTGAAACGCACCGTGCGTGATGTCGGCGTAGAAGGTTCCGAACTCTGCGGGGCGAATCGCAAGCTCGATCCCTGCCGCTCGGAGTTGCTGCTGCACAGCCTGCGCGAGCAGCCTCGTAGTCTCGTCGGTAGAAGTCTTCAGCGTAAAGCGCAGACGGATTCCATCCGCATCAGGCTTGAGCCCTGCTGCATCGAGCAACGCGATGGCCTCCGTGACGGAGTGCGGATACTGCGCCAGCTCCGCATCGGTTGCTCTAGCCCAATGCCCGGGCGGCAGCAGCGAGCTGGCTTCGTGCGCTTGCCCACGCCACAGGGCCGCGATCAGCGCAGGCCGATCTATGGCAAAGGCAATCGCCTGGCGCACACGCGGATCACGCAGCGCAGGGTCGGCAACGTTGAACTGCGCGTAGAGAACTGTGGTCGAAGGTGAGGTTTCAATATGGACGCCAGGCGTTCCGTGCAACGCGTGGACCTCGTCCAGCGTGATGGCATTGGACTCGACATCGCCTGAGCCTTTCTTCAGCTCAAGCGCAGTGGTGATGCTATCAGGAGTGACCTCGAAACGTACGCGCGGGATCTTCGGCGCACCGTTCCAGTAGGCCTTATTTCGTTCGAGCACCACATCTTTGTCTTGCGTCTGCGAGACAAAACGAAACGGCCCCGTGCCATCAGGATGCAGCCCTTCATCCTTGCCTGCACCTTGCCTCACCACACCAAAGAGCCCATCCGAAAGATTGAAGAGCAAGCTTGCATCGGGCTGGCTGGTATGGAGAACGAGCGTCAACGCATCCGGCGTTTCGATGCTCGCGATGTTGGCAAACGCACTCGCCTTGGAGCTGATAAGTGTGCCATTGATCAGCGAACGAATCGTCCAGGCCACATCGGCAGAGGTAAGCGGAGAGCCGTCGTGAAAGCGTACGCCACGACGAAGATGAAAGCGCCAGGTCAGCGCATCAGGATGCTCCCAGCTTGTGGCCAGCCACGGCTGGAGCTTGAAGCTGGCATCGCGATGCACCAGCGGATCATAGATCAGTGCGCCGATGCGCTCAGACTGCGCATCCGTACCCTGCCGCAGGTCGAGATTGTTCGGCGAAGACTCGATGAGGAAACGCAGTGTTGTCGGCTCACGCTGCACGCGTTCGCAGGCCGTTGTGCTGAATGCGAATGCTGTGAGGACGCACGCCGCAAGAAGACCTTTGGCTAAACATTGGAACGTGCGCACCCTGCGTTCAACCCGCATAGCTTACCTTGCCGAGAATCGCGGAACGTTTGGCCCCTGTGGCCGAAGGAACATTCGCCGGCAGGCCATGCCACGTCAGCCAGCCGAGCAGCGCGAACGCAGCGGCTTCCTTCGCTTCGATAGGCAGCCCCAAGGCTTCGGTCGTCGTAACCTTGACGCCGGACTGCGCAAAGCCTTCGCTCAGCTGGCGCATCAAGGTGCGGTTGTGAGCGCCTCCGCCTGCAACCAGAAGCTCGGTCGCGAGCGCCTGCGGAGCGCGTTGGCCGAGATGTGGCCACACAAAACGCGCGTAGGCATCAAGCACGGTGCGCGACGTGAACGCCGTAGCCGTTGCGACCGCATCCGCTGCGTTGCTGTCCGCGAGTCGCGGCGTCTTCAGGAACTTCTCCACAAACGCTTTGCCGAACTGCTCGCGCCCGCAGGACTTCGGCGGGTCTGCGGAGAAGTAGGGCAGTGCGAGCAGCGGCTCCAGAGCCGAATCAACAACGCTGCCCTTCGCCGCAAGCGCACCATTGCGGTCGAATGCTTTGCCCGTGAAGTGCTGCATCAGCGCGTCAACAATCATGTTCGCCGGGCCGGTGTCGAAGGCGAGCACGCTGTCGATGTCGCCCCCTGCGGGGATCGCCGTAAGGTTCGCAATGCCTCCAAGATTGAGCAGAATGCGATTGCGCGTCGCGTGGCGAAAGAGCGCGTAGTCGAGCATCGGCACCAGCGGCGCACCCTGGCCACCGGCTGCAAGATCGGCCGGTCGAAAGTCTGAAATCACCGGAACGCCCAGCGCTTCCGCCAGCACCGACGCTTCGCCTAGTTGCCACGTCGAGCGCGTTGCCGCACCGAGAAACGTGGTTGCCGTCGGTTGGTGATACAGCGTCTGTCCGTGCATCGCAACCAGATCCGCACGCATCTTCGTCGCTTCGAGCGTCTTCCGTACAGCCTCGGCGTAAAGCGCCCCGAGCCGCCAGTTCAACTGCGAAAGCTCCGCGACCGAGATGTCCTTTGCGTCCATCGCCGCCAGCACTGCGGCACGAACCTTCGTGGTGTAAGGGAAGGAGCGATGCGCCAACAGCTTCAGCTTCGGTGGCTCGGCCGTCGAGCCCAGACGCGAAGGAGTGATACGGCACAGAGCGACGTCCATGCCGTCCGCGCTCGTCCCGCTCATGATGCCTGCGACGACGAGGCCCTTCGGCTTTGGGTACTCGCGCTTCATGCGCTGCCCTTCAACTCATGCTGCAACTCCGCCAGCAAGGTCAGCGCCTCGCGTGGTGTCAGGTCGTCAAGATCGAGTGCGTCGATGCGGTCCACGATGCGCTGCGAGAGCGGTGTAAACATCGTCATCTGCATCTGCGGTGCCGCGTCACGCACGGGCAGGGCATCGCGCACCTGCTGCGACTCCGCGCGTTCGTGCAGCTTCAGCACCTCTCGCGCGCGGCTGACGACCGCAGAGGGCAGGCCCGCAAGTCGTGCCACTTCGATACCGTAACTCTTGTTCGCCGCCCCTGCTTCCACCGTATGCAGGAAGACGATGCCCCCAGCCGATTCGCGCACCGTCACGCGCACATTGCGCAGGTGCTGCAGCCGTTCTGCCAGCAGCGTGAGCTCGTGATAATGCGTTGCAAAGAGCGTTCGCGCGCCGATGCGATCATGCAGATGCTCCACAGCCGCCCACGCCAGCGAAAGGCCGTCATACGTCGCCGTGCCACGGCCCATCTCATCCAGCAGCACCAGCGAACGTGACGTCGCGGTGTTCAGAATCGCGGCTGTTTCCGTCATCTCGACCATGAACGTCGACCGGCCGCGAGCAACGTTGTCACTCGCGCCGATACGTGTGTAAACGCGGTCGACCAGGCCGAGCACCATGCGGTCCGCAGGAACGAACGAGCCACACTGCGCCATGATCGTCAGCAGCGCGGCCGTGCGAAGATACGTCGACTTACCGCCCATATTCGGACCGGTAATCAGCAGCAGCGAAGCTTCAGCCGCATCGTCGTCCGCAGCGCAAAGGTGCAGCGAGTTTGGAATGAAGCGACCTGAACCGGACTCTTCCATACGACGCTCAATCACCGGATGCCGTGCGGCAACCAGCTCAAGCAGGCCACTCGTGTTGACCTCCGGCTTCACCCATCCACGTAGGGCAGCGGTATGCGCAAAGCTGGCCAGCAGATCAACCTCTGCGGTATGACGTGCCGACTCGCGCACACGCGCTGCGGACTCGAGCACCTCTCGGCGAAGCTCGCCAAAGATGCGGCGCTCGATCTCCTGCGAACGCTCCTGCGCCGTGAGGATCTTTGTCTCCAGCTCCTTCAGCTCAGGCGTCGTGAACCGTTCCGCGTTCACCAGCGTCTGCTTGCGTTCGTAATCCGCAGGAACCGCCTTCGCATTCGCCTTCGTGACTTCGAGGTAATACCCAAAAACCGAGTTGAAACGAACCTTCAGCGAACTGATGCCTGTGCGTTCGCGCTCGCGCTCTTCAATGGCAGCGATGCGTTCGCGGCCCGAAGTCGAAAGCCCGCGCAGATCGTCAAGCTCCGCATCAACGCCCGCGCAAATATAGTTGCCATCTGCTAGCGTCACTGGCGGCTCTTCCACCAGCGTGCGCGTAATCAGTTCGTGCAGGTCCGCCAGCGGGTCAAGCGACCCGGCGAGCACCGCCCAGCGATTCCCCGCAGAGCCAAAGTCGGCAGCGGCCAAACGAACACCGGGCAATCGTGCCAGCGTCGCTCCCAGCGCTACAAGATCGCGCGGCCCGGCAGAGTCCAGCGCCACACGGCCGAGCAGCCGCTCCATATCCAGCACGCCTTCCAGCGAGCGCCGAAGCGCCTCCCGTCGGCGAAGATCCGCCACGCCAAGTCCAACCGCATCCAGCCGGGCCTTGATCGCTTCCAGCGACTGCATCGGCCGCAGCAGTTGCGAGCGCAGCAGGCGTTTGCCCATCGGCGTTCCGCAAGCGTCCAGCGTGTAGAAAAGCGTCGTCTGCGGGCCTTCGGAAGAGAACAGCGGATCGACGAGTTCGAGGTTGCGAACGCTCACCGCATCCAGCTCAAGGCAGTCGCGCTGCTCGTAATAGCGGATCGTATCCAGGTGCTGTAGCGCGCCCTGCTTGGTCGCTCGCAGGTAGTGAACAATTGCGCCGCCAGCGGTTGCGGCCGCCGCATGCTGGCCCAGCCCCATGCCCTCCAGCGAGTGAACGCGAAGCTGTTGCTGCAGCAGCGAAACCGCATAATCGGCGTGGAAGACCCACTCATCCAGCTCGGACTTCGAGCCGGAGATCAGCATCGTTCCGGCGGAGCCCTCTTCCTGCTTGGACTCCCCAAACTCTGCTCGCAGGCTCGCCTGCTGAGCGTCAGGCGAAAGCCCCTTTGCCGAAAGCACTTCGGCAGGTGACATGCGCGAGAGTTCATCCAGCGCCATCGCCCACGCATCGCTGCCCGTGAACTCGGTGGCGCGGAAGTCGCCGGTAGAAAGGTCGATAGAGGCCACGCCTACAGAAACATTTGAGCCGGAGCCAGCGGTGGCAAGCGCCGCCAGCCACTGCGACTCGCTGGCGGCCAGCGTCGAGTCCAGCGCGGTGCCGGGGGTGAGTACCCGTGTGACCTCGCGTTTCACGACGCCCTTGGCGAACTTCGGATCTTCCATCTGCTCGCAGATGGCGACGCGATACCCGAGCCGCAGCAACCGCTGCATGTAGCCACCCGCCGCGTGGTACGGCACACCGCACATCGGTACGGAGCGGGCCTTGTCGCGGGCGGTCAGCGTGAGTTGGAGCTCTCGTGCAGCGACCACGGCATCTTCATAGAAGAGCTCGTAGAAGTCGCCCATGCGGAAGAAAAGGAGCGCGTCGGGGTGAGCGTCCTTGGCGGCGCGGTACTGCCGCATGGCAGGGGAGAGGCTCTCGATGGGTTGGGCGGCGATCGAGCTCATGAGGTCTGACCCCAAGAATACCGCTCGCGCCGGTGTGGATTCCCGGCCTGAAACTCCTGAATCATGGTTTAGAGGCTGACATCCAGCGTGCGACGCTCGCGGCTGGACTCCACGGCCAGCTCAAGCAGCCGGGTTGAGCGGAACGCGTCCTCCGCCGGGATCGCCAGCGGCGCTGTCCCCAGGATGGCGTCCCGAACGCTGGCGTAGAACCGCCGGTAATCACCGGTCTCGGTCGGCAGCTTGCGTGTGTCGAGCTGGACCGGCTCTGCGGTCTGCGTCGCCACGGACAGCAGCCCCCACGCGGACTCGATATCCGGCAGCCACTGGGTGGAAGAGTCCTGCGACGGTACCGTCGCCCCGCCAATCAGGGCTGGCTCCTGCGGGTCGACGCCGAATTTGGTATAGCTGCCGCGCGTCCCCTGCACGACAAAACGCGGCTGGGCCTGCGCGGAGAGCAGTGTCGCCTCGCACAGGTAGCGCAGCGTGTGGCCGCTCGGCAGGTCGTACTCCAGCGTGAGCGTAAAGGCATCGTCGATGTTGGTCTGGTCGCGGTCTTCGCGAACGGAAGCCGTCAGGCGTTGCGGCGTGCCAAAGAGCGCGACCGCCTGATCGACAACATGTGGGCCCAGGTCGAAGAGCAATCCGTTGGTCAGACCGCCGGTTTCCTTCCAGGTCCCAGGCCGCTGTTCCGGGCGGAAGCGGTCAAAACGCGAAGTGATCTGGACGATCCGCCCCAAAGTGCTCTCGCGAACCAGCTTCTGGACGGTGAGAAAGTCGCCATCGAAGCGGCGGTTTTGAAACGGGGCGAGCACCAGCCCGCGGGCATTGGCCAGCTCAATCAACTCCCGGATCTGAGCGGAGGTCGTTGCCATCGGCTTGTCGACAACCACGTGTTTTCCGGCCTCCAGC carries:
- the ureC gene encoding urease subunit alpha — encoded protein: MSQRISRQMYADLYGPTTGDRVRLADTELILEVEKDFTVYGDEVVFGGGKTIRDGMGQSSDATRKGNHGVLDLVITNALIVDHWGIVKGDIGIRDGRIVKVGKAGNPDTMDGVDPELVIGASTEVIAGENHILTAGAIDSHIHFIAPQQIYEALSNGVTTMLGGGTGPATGTCATTCTPGEWNLARMFEAAEAWPMNLGFLGKGNAGRTGPLEEQIIAGACGLKLHEDWGSTPAAIDACLRVADEFDVQVAIHTDTINEAGFVEDTIAAINGRTIHTYHTEGAGGGHAPDIIRIAALKNVLPSSTNPTRPFTKNTIAEHLDMLMVCHHLNPLVPEDVAFAESRIRPETIAAEDILHDLGVFSMISSDSQAMGRVGEVVLRTWQTAHKMKLQRGALTGDSSRNDNARIKRYVAKYTINPALAHGIADVVGSIEPGKMADLVLWKPAFFGVKPEIILKGGSIAWSVMGDANASIPTPQPVIYRPMFGSFGNVPASSSLLFTSSAAIQAGTFDSLGLRKRQVAVKGCRSVTKADLIHNFATPHIEVNPETYEVRADGELLTCEPLAVLPMAQRYFLF
- the ureA gene encoding urease subunit gamma; the encoded protein is MHLTPREQERLILHTAADVAHRRKDRGLKLNYPEAVALLSAAVMESARDGMSVAELMVHGTTLLTSDDVMEGVASMLHELQMEATFPDGTKLVTLHDPIRVLPDAAIGIIPGEYLLNDDEVLLNEGRKTATIEVSNTGDRPIQVGSHFHFYEVNAALLFERELAYGMRLDTPSGLSVRFEPGDVKQVQLVELGGRRRVYGHRGMVDGELDQRNAKGNA
- a CDS encoding HoxN/HupN/NixA family nickel/cobalt transporter, which gives rise to MNKLFREMSSNLRARIIAIYGVLILFNVAAWLWAVLAFRHHPVLLGTAFLAYSFGLRHAVDADHIAAIDNVTRKLMQEGKRPVAVGFMFSLGHSTIVVIGSVLIASSTLMLQGRLASFRNIGGIVGTAVSMLFLFGIAFINLGVFRSVYKAFVQVHNGAPYVEEDMGTLLAGGGFFARLLRPVFGMIQQSWHMYPLGLLFGLGFDTATEIGLLSISAAEVAKGLPLSSALIFPALFAAGMSLIDTTDNILMIGAYGWAFVKPVRKLYYNMTITLVSVVVALVVGGIEGAGLLADQFQLRGNFWDVARKLNENLGKLGYCIIALFVLSWIFSAVFYRWLRFDEIGDSKSGTAAG
- a CDS encoding ABC transporter substrate-binding protein, with the protein product MYRRILFKASAALLFLLLLVLWVHVRTHRKHPTSGPSNADTLVIAQSSDMESMEPDNLNSASSVNIANLLWGRLLTITADGSVVPSMASSYTWNTAGNEITFHLRPDLRCDDGSPFTAQDVVYTLNRAANQQNGFYGNLPAFVYSAIGFEKAWANDDSDATVRVQAYSSQVPGMLSQAYMLCRRSYEHLAPAAAAAHAFSTGPYRLADWAHDDRIVLERNPEYTLTKAPFSRVIFRIIPEASTRVAELLAGNVDVISNVPPDQVAAIDTSGAAHVQAVNGTRRIFVGFNLSPKFAHTDGGAAIQHKAVRQALEYAIDVPTICSQLLQHPCQRMTSPVQQEHSHVAPYPYNPDQAERLLDAAGYPRKADGVRFHLTLQGPRSRYLEDVNVAQAVAQYLGDIGVATTVEAMDFNSVFSPRARQHEVGELFLSGNGGALWSSLFDLSLFPTKLANTNTGEWDSQAWRNDLHDLQGVRDAAQETAIINNMLEVFRNEAPWIFLYFQPDFYASGPRVEFHARRDELVDAMSIQPKQ
- a CDS encoding urease accessory protein UreD; protein product: MHLNNVSGGIFGGDSLHLHGTLLPGAEVQLTTTGATRLYFPRAEASEAELRSTFHLGQGSLLEYLPDALIPFENARAMQQTTFHLDRGATLFAWDVVAPGRKASGEMFRYERLKLITEVQVEGKPVLCDRLLLEPRRWTVNSPGRLGTNAGYLVTFLAVQAGANSLALRELEASLMEMLARYSQPNSESLWGASVLPAHGLMVRGVVSSSLEISSVLHAVWAHCKQQLMGRPALPPRKIY